A genome region from Schistocerca americana isolate TAMUIC-IGC-003095 chromosome 1, iqSchAmer2.1, whole genome shotgun sequence includes the following:
- the LOC124605089 gene encoding 40S ribosomal protein S5, translating to MTDVETWGDEDPAVMETEATLPVAQPAELPEIKLFGRWSCDDVQVSDMSLQDYIAVKEKNAKYLPHSAGRYAAKRFRKAQCPIVERLTNSLMMHGRNNGKKLMAVRIVKHAFEIIHLLTGENPLQVLVSAIINSGPREDSTRIGRAGTVRRQAVDVSPLRRVNQAIWLLCTGAREAAFRNIKTIAECVADELINAAKGSSNSYAIKKKDELERVAKSNR from the exons ATGACAGACGTCGAGACCTGGGGTGATGAGGATCCGGCAGTGATGGAAACTGAAGCAACATTGCCTGTTGCTCAGCCTGCAGAACTGCCAGAAATAAAGTTATTTGGTAGATGGAGTTGCGACGATGTTCAAGTTTCAGATATGTCCCTACAG GATTACATTGCTGTCAAAGAAAAGAATGCCAAATATCTTCCCCATTCTGCTGGGCGATACGCAGCCAAGAGATTCCGCAAGGCGCAGTGCCCAATTGTGGAAagattaactaattcacttatgaTGCATGGCCGCAACAATGGAAAGAAGTTAATGGCCGTGCGCATTGTAAAGCACGCATTTGAAATCATACACCTTCTTACGGGAGAG AATCCGCTGCAGGTTTTAGTGTCAGCTATAATTAATTCAGGTCCCCGGGAAGACTCGACACGTATCGGTAGAGCAGGAACGGTGCGTCGTCAAGCAGTTGATGTGTCTCCGTTAAGGAGAGTGAATCAG GCAATCTGGTTGCTGTGTACTGGAGCAAGAGAAGCAGCTTTCAGGAATATTAAAACTATTGCGGAATGTGTTGCTGATGAACTCATTAATGCAGCAAAG GGATCTTCCAACTCCTATGCTATCAAGAAGAAAGATGAACTTGAGCGTGTTGCAAAATCAAACCGTTAA